From a single Grus americana isolate bGruAme1 unplaced genomic scaffold, bGruAme1.mat H_87, whole genome shotgun sequence genomic region:
- the LOC129200391 gene encoding interferon-like: MAAHATPQPCPRHGAPALLLLLTALATALACHHLRPRHATLTWDSLNLLQAMAPSPPQPCHHQQPPSFPDTLLHDNHTNQGAATALHILQHLFDTLSSHSTPRHWDAQARHLLLNNLHHHIQQLQQCLPANGTRFKRQGPRNRLLSIDKYFSRIHDLLHAHNHSACAWDHVRLEARACLQHLHRLTRDTRS, translated from the coding sequence atggcTGCGCACgcaaccccacagccctgcccgcggcacGGCGCCCCggcgctcctgctcctcctgacgGCTCTCGCCACCGCCCTCGCCTGCCACCACCTGCGGCCACGCCACGCCACCCTCACCTGGGACAGCCTCAACCTCCTCCAGGCCATGGCTCCCAGCccgccacagccctgccaccaccagcagccgccATCCTTCCCCGACACCCTCCTCCACGACAACCACACGAACCAAggcgccgccaccgccctccacatcctccagcacctcttcgacaccctcagcagccacagcacccccCGCCACTGGGACGCCCAGGCACGCCACCTACTCCTCAACAACCTCCACCACcacatccagcagctccagcaatgcCTGCCAGCCAACGGGACGCGCTTCAAAAGGCAAGGGCCCCGCAACCGGCTGCTCAGCATCGACAAGTACTTCAGCCGCATCCACGACCTCCTCCACGCCCACAACCACAGCGCCTGCGCCTGGGACCACGTCCGCCTTGAAGCTCGCGCCTGCTTACAACACCTCCACCGCCTCACCCGCGACACGCGCAGTTAG
- the LOC129200397 gene encoding LOW QUALITY PROTEIN: interferon-like (The sequence of the model RefSeq protein was modified relative to this genomic sequence to represent the inferred CDS: deleted 1 base in 1 codon) — protein sequence MAAHATPQPCPRHGAPALLLLLTALATALACHHLRPRHATLTWDSLNLLQAMAPSPPQPCHHQQPPSFPDTLLHDNHTNQGAATALHILQHLFDTLSSHSTPRHWDAQARHLLLNNLHHHIQQLQQCLPANGTRFKRQGPRNRLLSIDKYFSRIHDLLHAHNHSACAWDHVRLEARACLQHLHRLTRDTRS from the exons atggcTGCGCACgcaaccccacagccctgcccgcggcacGGCGCCCCggcgctcctgctcctcctgacgGCTCTCGCCACCGCCCTCGCCTGCCACCACCTGCGGCCACGCCACGCCACCCTCACCTGGGACAGCCTCAACCTCCTCCAGGCCATGGCTCCCAGCccgccacagccctgccaccaccagcagccgccATCCTTCCCCGACACCCTCCTCCACGACAACCACACGAACCAAggcgccgccaccgccctccacatcctccagcacctcttcgacaccctcagcagccacagcacc ccCCGCCACTGGGACGCCCAGGCACGCCACCTACTCCTCAACAACCTCCACCACcacatccagcagctccagcaatgcCTGCCAGCCAACGGGACGCGCTTCAAAAGGCAAGGGCCCCGCAACCGGCTGCTCAGCATCGACAAGTACTTCAGCCGCATCCACGACCTCCTCCACGCCCACAACCACAGCGCCTGCGCCTGGGACCACGTCCGCCTTGAAGCTCGCGCCTGCTTACAACACCTCCACCGCCTCACCCGCGACACGCGCAGTTAG